The DNA sequence AAAGTCTTTTAGCAATCGGTTTTTGATCTATCTTGAACCAGTCGGCAAGAGTTAAACGGGCGCTCCTAAATGCCGTATCTCCCGATGTAATAGGGCATGCAATAACGCCCAATACTGCCAAGAAACCTCCGATACCTCCTAATAACTTAAAGGAAATATCGTAAACAACACCTGCAGGGCCGCCCAAGGTTTTAAGAGCTTCTTGCAGCCCGCCTGTTCCATAATAAAACGTCATACCGGCAGCTGCCCAAACAAGAGCAATAATTCCTTCACCTACCATTGCACCATAAAATACCTTGTGTCCGTCAGCTTCGCTTTTAATACAGCGAGCCATTAAAGGAGATTGTGTTGCGTGGAATCCTGAAATAGCACCGCAAGCAATGGTAATAAACAGCAATGGCCAACGCGGTAAATTACCAGGGTGAACATTTGCCAATGAAAATTCGGGGATAGTCATTGTTCCGCGGAAAGCATTAAAAAGAATACCAGCGCCGATACCTAAGGCCATGATTATAAGAACAATACCGAAAACGGGATAAATCTTTCCGATAATCTTGTCTACCGGTAAAATTGTCGCAAGGAAATAATAAGCAAGAACAATAATCAGCCAAAAAGTTGAGCCGAATTTTTCCGGTGTGAGTTTTGCTAAAAGATCAGCAGGGCCTTTCATAAAGACCGTACCTACAAATATAAGCAAAACAACGGCAAAAATTCTCATAATCAATTTCATAATCGGGCCCAGATATACACCTGAAAGTTCCGAAATACTGGCTCCGTCATGTCTTTCGGAAATCATGCCCGAAAGGTAATCATGTACGCCGCCGGCAAAAATCGTTCCAAGTCCGATCCAAAAGAAAGCTGAAGCTCCCCAAAGGGCTCCCGAAATTGCTCCAAAAATCGGTCCCAATCCCGCTATATTCAATAATTGAATCAAGAATACGCGGCCCGTCGATAAAGGAACATAGTCAACGCCGTCCTGCTTGGATATTGCAGGTGTAGGTGCAGAAGAAACTCCAAATACTTTTTGGACATATTTTCCATAAACAAAATGTCCTACAATAAGTATTGCCAAACAAATAAAGAATGTAAGCATACTCGCCTCCTTGTAATAATACGGTAATAGTGTACCATATATTTAAAAAAAATACACCCCAAAAAACAATTTTTATATATAAAAATAGCCGATTATGACTAATCGGCTATTTAAATTTTACAAAGCTTTATGGCAGAACCAGAAATCGTAACCGTCATATTCCTTTAAGCGCTTTTTAGCTTCCGCTTCTGTGGGAGGCGGAGGAATGATGGCTCTGTCTTTGATAAGACCGTTATTAGGCCAATCTGCAGGCAAAGCAACCTTATTCTTATCCGAAGTTTGCAGGGCTTTAACGGCTCTGACAATTTCTTCCATATTTCGGCCGATTTCCTGCGGATAGTAAAGAACAAGTCTTACCTTTCCGTTGGGGTCAACGATAAATACTGCACGAACGGTGTTTGTGCCTTTTCCGGGGTGTAAGAGTCCGATTTGGTTTGCAATGCTGTCATTTGCAGCAATTACAGGGAAAGTAATCTCAACACCGAGTTTTTCCTTAATCCATTCAATCCATTTTAAATGGCTCTGCATTTGGTCGATTGAAAGACCGATTAATTTTACACCGAGTTTTTCAAACTCAGGCATGAGCTTTTGAAAAGCTACAAATTCCGTAGTACATACGGGCGTAAAATCGGCGGGATGGCTAAAAAGCACAAACCAGCTGCCTTTAAGATCACAAGGGAGCTTCATAGGCCCGTGTGTTGTTGAAACCGCTAACTGGGGGAAG is a window from the Treponema denticola genome containing:
- a CDS encoding carbon starvation CstA family protein, which produces MLTFFICLAILIVGHFVYGKYVQKVFGVSSAPTPAISKQDGVDYVPLSTGRVFLIQLLNIAGLGPIFGAISGALWGASAFFWIGLGTIFAGGVHDYLSGMISERHDGASISELSGVYLGPIMKLIMRIFAVVLLIFVGTVFMKGPADLLAKLTPEKFGSTFWLIIVLAYYFLATILPVDKIIGKIYPVFGIVLIIMALGIGAGILFNAFRGTMTIPEFSLANVHPGNLPRWPLLFITIACGAISGFHATQSPLMARCIKSEADGHKVFYGAMVGEGIIALVWAAAGMTFYYGTGGLQEALKTLGGPAGVVYDISFKLLGGIGGFLAVLGVIACPITSGDTAFRSARLTLADWFKIDQKPIAKRLLLAIPLLAIGGLLSQINFNIIWRYFAWSNQTLAMIALWVGAMYLFLNKKNFIIALVPATFMTAVSVTYILMAPEGFRLDKMISYPIGIAAAIICLGSFIFVIMKKKKNGTDVPPIPAPSV
- a CDS encoding peroxiredoxin; translated protein: MEQMTMNMPLLGDDFPQLAVSTTHGPMKLPCDLKGSWFVLFSHPADFTPVCTTEFVAFQKLMPEFEKLGVKLIGLSIDQMQSHLKWIEWIKEKLGVEITFPVIAANDSIANQIGLLHPGKGTNTVRAVFIVDPNGKVRLVLYYPQEIGRNMEEIVRAVKALQTSDKNKVALPADWPNNGLIKDRAIIPPPPTEAEAKKRLKEYDGYDFWFCHKAL